The genomic window TACCCCCGGCAACTGCAGCTCTGGATTCGGTATATGTATCTCCTTTGTGCGTAAGTCCGGGATCTCTAAAGTGTACCTGATCATCTATAACACCGGGTAACAGGTGAAGGCCATCGGCATCAATAACCTTTGTATCAGCTGACTTTGGCGATATCATTTCACCTATACTTTCAATCTTCCCTTTTTCGATAAGTACATCAGAAATATAAGACTTCCCCTCATTTACTATCGTAGCATTCTTAATTAATACAGGATTTTGCATTCTAATTTTTTTTAATATTAAACCTAACTACCCCAAAACCAACATCTACTTCTAACGATCATAATTATTAAAAAAACTTCTGATCTTCATATTAATTATCCCAAAAATAGCCTCTGTGAGAATACTTTTACTCATCTTTGATTCTCCTAGAGTTCTATCTGTAAAAATAACAGGCACTTCCTTTATCTTAAACTTGTATTTCCAGCTTTTGAACTTCATTTCAATCTGAAAAGCATAACCCACAAAGCGAATTTTATCCAGATTTATAGTTTCTAAAACCGTTCTATTATAACATACAAATCCTGCAGTAGAATCGTTTATTGGAAGTGACGTTATTAACTTTACATATTTTGATGCAAAATATGAAAGAAGAACTCGTTTCATTGGCCAGTTTACAACATTAACTCCCTGAACATATCTGGATCCAATTGAAACATCAGCTCCTTCAACTTTACAGGCATTATATAGCCTCTCTAAATCATTAGGGTCGTGCGAAAAATCAGCATCCATCTCTATCAGATAATCATAATTCCGCTTTAAAGCCCACTTGAACCCGTGTATATATGCAGTCCCTAGGCCATTTTTCCCTTTTCGTTTTTCTAAATGTAGTTCTCCCGGATATTCATCCATCAACTCTTCTACAATGAAGGATGTACCATCTGGAGAATTATCGTCAACTACAAGAATTTCGAAATCCTTTCGCAACGAAAACACTTTATGAATAATAGCTCCTATATTCTCCTTTTCGTTGTAAGTAGGAATAATTACTAATGTATCTGACATTTTTTGCTGTTTTCAATAACGAACAAAATTAATCAAAAGATATACAAGAAGAAATAAAATTTATTAAACATTCATAAATTAGAAAATTTATATCAAAATGCATATACAGATTATATAATTTAATTAATCTTTCAGAGTAATTCTTACTCTCCGTGAGAAGATTAGCTATAACTATTCACTTTTACAATACAAAAGAAAACCGCAAT from Bacteroidota bacterium includes these protein-coding regions:
- a CDS encoding polyprenol monophosphomannose synthase; amino-acid sequence: MSDTLVIIPTYNEKENIGAIIHKVFSLRKDFEILVVDDNSPDGTSFIVEELMDEYPGELHLEKRKGKNGLGTAYIHGFKWALKRNYDYLIEMDADFSHDPNDLERLYNACKVEGADVSIGSRYVQGVNVVNWPMKRVLLSYFASKYVKLITSLPINDSTAGFVCYNRTVLETINLDKIRFVGYAFQIEMKFKSWKYKFKIKEVPVIFTDRTLGESKMSKSILTEAIFGIINMKIRSFFNNYDR